The following proteins are co-located in the Onychomys torridus chromosome 6, mOncTor1.1, whole genome shotgun sequence genome:
- the Slc25a31 gene encoding ADP/ATP translocase 4, whose protein sequence is MSSEPSKKSSKKGLFDPMSFLKDLLAGGVAAAVSKTAVAPIERVKLLLQVQASSKQISPEARYKGMVDCLVRIPREQGFLSYWRGNLANVIRYFPTQALNFAFKDKYKQLFMSGVNKEKQFWRWFLANLASGGAAGATSLCVVYPLDFARTRLGVDIGKGPEQRQFKGLGDCIMKIARSDGIIGLYQGFGVSVQGIIVYRASYFGAYDTIKGLLPKPREIPFLISFIIAQIVTTCSGILSYPFDTVRRRMMMQSGESERQYKGTIDCFVKIYRHEGSAAFFRGAFSNILRGTGGALVLVLYDKIKEFLNIDIGSGSSGD, encoded by the exons ATGTCGAGCGAACCCTCCAAGAAGTCTTCAAAGAAGGGGCTGTTCGACCCCATGTCCTTCCTGAAGGACCTGCTGGCCGGCGGGGTCGCGGCCGCAGTGTCGAAGACAGCCGTGGCACCCATCGAGCGGGTGAAGCTGTTGCTGCAGGTGCAGGCATCCTCCAAGCAGATCAGCCCCGAGGCGCGCTACAAGGGTATGGTGGACTGCCTGGTGCGCATTCCACGCGAGCAGG gttttttaaGTTATTGGCGTGGCAATTTGGCAAATGTTATTCGATACTTTCCAACACAAGCTTTAAACTTTGCTTTTAAGGACAAATACAAGCAACTATTCATGTCTGgagttaataaagaaaaacag TTCTGGAGATGGTTTCTAGCAAACCTGGCTTCTGGAGGGGCTGCTGGAGCAACATCCTTGTGTGTGGTATATCCACTAGATTTTGCCAGAACCCGACTAGGTGTTGATATTGGGAAAG GCCCTGAGCAACGGCAATTCAAGGGTTTAGGTGACTGCATTATGAAAATAGCAAGGTCAGATGGAATTATTGGTCTGTACCAAGGGTTTGGTGTCTCCGTTCAGGGTATCATTGTTTACCGAGCCTCATATTTTGGAGCTTATGACACCATTAAG GGCTTATTGCCAAAACCAAGGGAAATCCCGTTTCTTATCTCTTTTATCATTGCTCAAATCGTGACTACCTGCTCTGGAATACTCTCCTATCCTTTTGACACAGTTAGAAGACGTATGATGATGCAG AGTGGAGAGTCTGAACGGCAATATAAAGGAACCATAGACTGCTTTGTGAAAATATACCGTCATGAAGGATCAGCTGCCTTCTTCCGTGGTGCCTTCTCCAACATCCTCCGTGGTACAGGGGGTGCTTTGGTGTTGGTGTTATATGATAAAATCAAAGAATTTCTCAATATTGATATTGGAAGTGGTTCATCGGGAGATTAG